One genomic window of Acidobacteriota bacterium includes the following:
- a CDS encoding DegT/DnrJ/EryC1/StrS aminotransferase family protein: MATYALTGSSSSLNPLVRREYLVWREPDMAEADLLAEPATGVVRSFGLEQRTETFERAFEQRVGASFAITMASREAALRVALKALGLGAGDDVVVPAITSMTTANAVLQVGANPVLADVDPATHLLTADTVDRARTKQTRAIVVTHLCGRAANLQALEPYAHDAGLALVNDARLGVEIQHGGQNIAQYGALSVYGADPARRGSTHEGGIITTNNAVLAKRLAQLRRGQQPEQASHDGKTGLGCEFHMTAAQASLGLRYLDCTDPLNRRRRMIWNRYDEALAGLPLLRPAPVTPGDRHALGIYTVLVGTEAIAGGRDAVALALHKARIGTGVHYRGVHLHPHYRDGLGYAPTDFPTATRISNQTLSLPLSAAMRDGDVEDVIIALTDILESGRR; encoded by the coding sequence ATGGCAACCTATGCGCTCACCGGCTCCTCAAGCTCTCTGAACCCGCTGGTGCGCCGGGAATACCTGGTGTGGCGTGAGCCCGACATGGCGGAGGCAGACTTGCTTGCGGAACCCGCGACGGGCGTTGTCCGATCATTCGGCTTGGAACAGCGGACGGAGACCTTCGAGCGGGCGTTTGAGCAGCGGGTGGGTGCGTCGTTCGCCATCACGATGGCTTCACGCGAGGCGGCGTTGCGCGTGGCTTTGAAAGCGCTGGGGCTGGGCGCCGGCGATGACGTCGTGGTTCCCGCCATCACGTCGATGACCACCGCGAACGCGGTGTTGCAGGTGGGCGCCAATCCCGTGCTGGCTGACGTTGATCCCGCTACACACCTCCTCACGGCTGATACGGTGGATCGCGCCCGGACGAAACAGACACGGGCCATCGTCGTCACCCACCTGTGCGGCCGCGCCGCCAATCTCCAGGCTCTCGAACCGTATGCGCATGACGCGGGTCTGGCACTGGTCAACGATGCCCGTCTCGGCGTTGAGATCCAGCACGGCGGTCAGAACATCGCGCAGTATGGGGCGCTGTCGGTCTACGGCGCGGACCCGGCGCGGCGCGGAAGCACTCACGAGGGTGGCATCATCACCACCAACAATGCTGTGCTGGCTAAGCGTCTGGCGCAGTTGCGCCGGGGCCAGCAACCTGAACAGGCCAGTCACGACGGAAAGACGGGCCTGGGTTGCGAATTCCACATGACGGCGGCCCAGGCCTCGCTGGGCTTGCGATACCTTGATTGCACCGATCCGCTCAACAGACGCCGGCGGATGATCTGGAACCGGTACGACGAGGCGCTGGCCGGCCTGCCGCTTCTGCGACCCGCGCCTGTCACGCCGGGTGATCGGCACGCCCTGGGCATCTACACGGTGCTGGTCGGCACTGAGGCGATCGCCGGCGGCCGTGACGCGGTCGCCCTCGCGCTGCACAAGGCGCGCATTGGCACCGGCGTGCACTATCGCGGCGTGCACCTGCATCCCCACTATCGTGATGGTCTCGGCTACGCCCCCACGGACTTCCCGACGGCCACGCGCATCTCCAACCAGACGCTCTCCCTCCCGCTGTCGGCGGCCATGAGGGACGGTGACGTCGAGGACGTCATCATCGCACTGACGGATATTCTGGAGTCGGGCCGGCGCTAG
- a CDS encoding OmpA family protein, giving the protein MGPTAVHEAKDEIIIKRKKGGHAGHHGGAWKVAFADFMTALMAFFMVMWLISMKKDIKVAVAAYFRDPGAFQTTSKGGIGNEGSGILPGAATMKATGQDATARQIVRQAMEKASARLKAELAKIGGMKGLEKQVEITLTNEGMRIELLDSDESMFFDTGSAKVKADTERLLVLIAKELALLAKPIIVEGHTDRRPYSATNAYSNWDLSVERANAARRLMQGGGLGPDMVKEVRGYADLRLRFKENPFDARNRRVSIIVPFDGLPE; this is encoded by the coding sequence ATGGGACCGACTGCCGTGCACGAAGCCAAAGACGAGATCATCATCAAGAGAAAGAAAGGTGGCCACGCCGGCCACCATGGCGGGGCCTGGAAGGTGGCCTTCGCCGACTTCATGACGGCGTTGATGGCGTTCTTCATGGTGATGTGGCTGATTTCCATGAAGAAGGACATCAAGGTGGCCGTCGCGGCGTACTTCCGCGATCCAGGGGCGTTCCAGACCACGTCAAAGGGCGGCATCGGCAACGAGGGTTCGGGCATTCTGCCCGGCGCCGCCACGATGAAGGCGACCGGTCAGGACGCCACGGCCCGGCAGATCGTGCGTCAGGCCATGGAGAAGGCGAGTGCACGCCTCAAAGCCGAACTGGCCAAGATCGGCGGAATGAAGGGCTTGGAGAAGCAGGTCGAGATCACGCTGACCAACGAGGGGATGCGCATCGAGCTGCTCGATTCGGACGAATCGATGTTCTTTGACACCGGCAGCGCGAAGGTCAAGGCCGACACCGAGCGGCTCCTGGTGCTGATCGCGAAGGAACTCGCGCTGCTGGCGAAACCCATCATCGTCGAAGGGCATACCGACCGCCGGCCATACTCCGCCACCAACGCGTACTCGAACTGGGATTTGTCCGTCGAACGTGCCAACGCCGCGCGGCGGCTGATGCAGGGAGGCGGTCTCGGGCCGGACATGGTGAAAGAAGTGCGTGGATACGCCGACCTTCGTCTTCGCTTCAAGGAGAACCCTTTCGATGCCCGCAACCGCCGGGTGTCGATCATCGTGCCGTTTGACGGTCTGCCGGAGTAG
- a CDS encoding chemotaxis protein CheA, whose protein sequence is MDGFDHEHNRQPDDVDSAELEMLKADPELAGMFIAEALDHLGSIEATVLALETSPGDVKLLNDLFRPFHTIKGNAGALGVVSVQALAHKVENLLDLGRSGKLAIGEDEIDAILKAVDVLTTMIGGLKLKLDGQVAPDVTAERDILITVVDAIVSGGPRPAPVVAQAPPPPPSTPIETPAAAVPDLSAPPMLDAGMAATPEPVAAAPVAPTSVAVQTPAAAENGAGRPVTTSVKMDTVKVDTRKLDNLVDMVGELVIVQAMIHEDPALRRNGDERLSRNLSQLKRITTDLQRNAMAMRMMPVRQTFQKMARLVRDLGKKSGKVVELDLSGEDTELDRQVVEDINDPLMHMVRNSVDHGIEDAGKRAAAGKPPHGRLSLSAYHHGGSIVIVVSDDGAGLNTERIRKKAIAQGLIGENDTLSDNEIHQLIFRPGFSTADKVTEISGRGVGMDVVRRNVDALRGRIDIQSTPGRGTSFMIKLPLTLAIVDGLMLRAAGERFVLPTFAVRESLRPKPEQVHCIQGRPHMIQVRNALLPLASLAELVGFAETPANPSDRVAVVIEDDGRRVALLVDELLGKQEVVIKSLGGTFARVRGVAGGAILGDGRVGLILDAAGLTDLVCHTSARAA, encoded by the coding sequence ATGGACGGGTTCGACCACGAACACAATCGACAGCCTGACGATGTCGACAGCGCGGAACTCGAAATGCTGAAGGCCGACCCGGAACTGGCAGGCATGTTCATTGCCGAGGCGCTCGACCACCTGGGATCGATCGAAGCCACCGTGCTGGCGCTCGAAACGTCGCCTGGCGATGTCAAGCTGCTCAACGACCTGTTTCGCCCCTTCCACACGATCAAGGGCAACGCCGGCGCGCTCGGCGTGGTCAGCGTCCAGGCCCTGGCGCACAAAGTCGAGAACCTCCTGGACCTGGGCCGATCCGGCAAACTGGCCATCGGCGAGGACGAGATCGACGCCATCCTCAAAGCCGTCGACGTGTTGACGACGATGATCGGCGGCCTGAAGCTGAAGCTCGACGGACAGGTCGCCCCGGATGTCACGGCCGAGCGGGACATTCTCATCACGGTGGTCGATGCCATCGTCTCGGGTGGCCCGCGCCCGGCGCCGGTCGTGGCGCAGGCGCCACCACCTCCGCCGTCCACGCCCATTGAGACGCCCGCCGCCGCCGTACCAGACCTGAGTGCGCCGCCCATGTTGGATGCCGGGATGGCGGCCACGCCCGAACCGGTCGCGGCGGCGCCGGTCGCACCAACTTCTGTTGCGGTCCAGACGCCCGCCGCCGCCGAGAATGGTGCGGGCCGGCCCGTCACGACCAGCGTGAAGATGGACACGGTCAAGGTCGATACGCGCAAGCTCGACAACCTGGTCGACATGGTCGGCGAACTCGTGATCGTCCAGGCGATGATCCACGAGGATCCCGCCCTGCGCCGCAACGGTGATGAACGGTTGTCGCGAAACCTCTCGCAGCTCAAGCGCATTACGACCGACCTGCAGCGCAACGCCATGGCGATGCGCATGATGCCCGTGCGCCAGACATTCCAGAAGATGGCACGCCTGGTCCGCGACCTCGGCAAGAAATCCGGCAAGGTGGTCGAATTGGACCTCTCAGGGGAAGACACCGAACTGGATCGCCAGGTCGTGGAGGATATCAACGATCCGTTGATGCACATGGTCCGCAACAGCGTGGACCACGGCATCGAGGATGCCGGGAAGCGCGCCGCCGCGGGCAAGCCGCCACATGGCCGGCTGTCGCTGAGCGCCTACCATCACGGCGGGAGCATCGTGATCGTGGTGTCCGATGATGGGGCGGGCCTGAACACGGAGAGGATCCGGAAGAAGGCGATCGCACAAGGCCTCATCGGCGAGAACGACACCCTGAGCGACAACGAGATTCACCAGCTCATCTTCCGGCCGGGCTTCTCGACGGCGGACAAAGTCACCGAGATCTCCGGGCGCGGCGTCGGCATGGACGTCGTCCGCCGCAACGTCGATGCGCTGCGGGGTCGCATCGACATCCAGAGCACGCCCGGGCGCGGCACCTCCTTCATGATCAAGCTGCCGCTCACGCTCGCGATTGTCGACGGCCTGATGTTGCGGGCGGCGGGCGAACGATTCGTGCTGCCGACCTTCGCCGTCCGCGAGTCGCTGCGGCCAAAGCCTGAGCAGGTGCATTGCATCCAGGGCCGCCCGCACATGATCCAGGTGCGCAACGCGTTGCTGCCACTCGCGTCGCTGGCGGAGCTGGTGGGCTTCGCCGAGACACCCGCGAATCCTTCCGATCGCGTCGCCGTGGTCATCGAGGATGACGGGCGGCGGGTCGCCCTTCTGGTCGACGAGTTGCTCGGAAAGCAGGAAGTCGTCATCAAGTCTCTGGGCGGGACCTTCGCTCGCGTGCGCGGGGTTGCCGGCGGGGCCATCCTCGGTGATGGCCGCGTCGGGTTGATCCTGGACGCCGCGGGCTTGACGGATCTTGTCTGCCACACATCGGCGCGAGCGGCATGA
- a CDS encoding response regulator, which produces MNPEPAHEMAIVSQVLRPLTVLIVDDSAMMRAMIKRVTALCDVPIGKVLEAANGAEAIKILEAQEVDALFTDINMPVMTGTELLRAIAGNERWRDLVRVIISTDGSEARRIEVKDLDVRLYVEKPFRPEVMRDVLYNVSATHTDVC; this is translated from the coding sequence ATGAATCCTGAACCAGCGCACGAAATGGCCATCGTGAGCCAGGTCCTGCGCCCGCTCACTGTCCTGATCGTGGACGACTCGGCGATGATGCGCGCCATGATCAAACGCGTCACCGCCCTCTGCGACGTGCCGATCGGCAAGGTCCTCGAGGCGGCCAACGGCGCCGAGGCGATCAAGATCCTGGAGGCGCAGGAGGTGGACGCGCTGTTTACTGACATCAACATGCCCGTCATGACGGGGACGGAACTGCTCCGCGCGATCGCGGGCAACGAGCGATGGCGGGATCTTGTGCGGGTAATCATCTCGACCGATGGATCGGAAGCTCGGCGGATAGAGGTCAAAGACCTCGACGTGCGTCTCTATGTGGAGAAGCCGTTCCGCCCGGAGGTAATGCGCGATGTCCTCTACAATGTGTCAGCGACGCACACCGACGTTTGCTGA
- a CDS encoding chemotaxis response regulator protein-glutamate methylesterase has protein sequence MPNKTRVLIVDDSAVVRKLIGDRLRKEPDIEVVGGAADPYIAREQILLYKPDLLTLDLEMPRMDGLTFLKKLMASYPLPVIIVSSVGQAGSAASIEALRAGAVEVIAKPDGPHSVGQVTDRIVHTIRGLAAGGVARIRHVAHTPVAAPTITPVIQLSLGPRNGLLLIGASTGGTQAIEAVLTRMPADGPPVLIVQHMPAHFTAAFAQRLNQLCAMRVVEATGDMLLERGTAYIAPGDYHMTVTRSGLQLRTALNQGPAEHYQRPAVDVLFRSAAQLKGVPMVAAILTGMGADGADGLLALRQAGAETMAEDEQSCVVFGMPKVAIERGAAMHVSTLLKMPSLVFECFDRLSVRHAA, from the coding sequence ATGCCGAACAAAACGCGCGTACTAATCGTTGATGATTCGGCGGTGGTCCGGAAGCTGATTGGCGACCGCCTGCGGAAGGAACCCGACATCGAGGTCGTCGGCGGGGCCGCCGATCCGTACATCGCGCGCGAGCAGATCCTGCTCTACAAACCCGATCTCCTGACGCTCGATCTCGAAATGCCGCGGATGGACGGGCTGACCTTCCTGAAGAAGCTGATGGCCTCCTATCCGCTGCCTGTTATCATCGTCAGCTCCGTGGGGCAGGCGGGATCGGCCGCCAGCATCGAGGCGCTGCGTGCCGGCGCCGTCGAGGTGATTGCCAAGCCTGACGGCCCGCACTCGGTCGGGCAGGTCACCGACCGCATCGTCCACACGATTCGCGGCCTCGCCGCCGGCGGGGTCGCGCGCATCCGCCATGTGGCACACACGCCGGTCGCGGCGCCAACGATCACACCGGTCATCCAGTTGAGCCTGGGGCCCAGGAACGGATTGCTGCTGATTGGCGCGTCCACCGGCGGGACCCAGGCAATTGAAGCGGTGCTGACGCGCATGCCGGCCGACGGCCCGCCGGTCCTGATCGTGCAGCACATGCCCGCGCATTTCACGGCGGCGTTCGCACAGCGGCTGAACCAGCTCTGTGCCATGCGGGTCGTCGAAGCTACCGGTGACATGCTGCTCGAACGGGGCACGGCGTACATCGCGCCCGGCGACTATCACATGACCGTGACCCGATCAGGGCTGCAACTTCGGACGGCGCTTAACCAGGGACCCGCCGAACACTATCAGCGGCCGGCTGTTGACGTGTTGTTCCGATCGGCCGCACAGTTGAAGGGCGTACCGATGGTGGCGGCGATCCTGACCGGCATGGGCGCCGACGGCGCCGATGGCCTGCTGGCGCTGCGTCAGGCCGGGGCAGAAACCATGGCAGAAGATGAACAGTCGTGCGTCGTGTTCGGGATGCCGAAAGTGGCCATCGAGCGCGGAGCCGCCATGCACGTCTCGACGCTGCTGAAGATGCCGTCGCTGGTCTTTGAATGCTTCGACCGCCTCAGCGTCCGGCACGCAGCATAG
- a CDS encoding chemotaxis protein CheD, which yields MATPSVATAAAPTRPSGLTMGTSVDSPPARRIVIGIGEHAVSADTGSVIVTHALGSCIAVCVYDQVAHVGGLLHFLLPDSRINPARAQQQPSTFADLGIPQLFQDLYRIGAVKSRCVVKLVGGADVSSLQKAGTLDIGRRNQVAAKNILWKNGVLIKAERLGGSEPRNVALNVLDGTVRISSSNHIVVEL from the coding sequence ATGGCGACTCCTTCTGTTGCGACGGCGGCGGCGCCGACTCGGCCATCCGGCCTGACCATGGGAACTAGCGTGGACTCGCCGCCCGCCAGACGCATCGTCATCGGCATTGGCGAGCACGCCGTGTCGGCAGACACTGGAAGCGTGATCGTGACACACGCACTCGGCAGTTGCATTGCGGTCTGCGTGTACGACCAGGTGGCCCACGTGGGCGGATTGTTACACTTCCTGCTGCCCGATTCGCGCATCAATCCCGCGCGGGCGCAGCAGCAGCCGTCGACGTTCGCCGACCTGGGCATCCCACAACTGTTCCAGGACCTCTACCGGATCGGGGCGGTCAAGTCCCGGTGTGTCGTCAAACTGGTCGGAGGAGCCGACGTCAGTTCGTTGCAGAAGGCCGGGACGCTGGATATCGGCCGCCGGAACCAGGTCGCCGCGAAGAACATTCTCTGGAAAAACGGCGTGCTCATCAAGGCGGAACGGCTCGGAGGATCCGAACCGAGAAACGTAGCGCTGAACGTCCTGGATGGCACCGTTCGGATCTCGTCCAGCAACCACATCGTCGTGGAGTTGTAG
- a CDS encoding chemotaxis protein CheW, whose protein sequence is MSTAATLVETDAAADAKRAKPGKYLTFSLASEEYGVPVLKVREIMKIMPITAVPQVPPHVKGVINLRGKVITVVDLRLKFGLKAQEHTDQTAIVVVEIAVDAGKVLTGIIVDFVSDVLNIVSDEIEQTPAFGDRVVTDYLSGMAKVKGCVKILLDLDRALGWDARTRLGEA, encoded by the coding sequence ATGAGTACCGCAGCCACGTTAGTCGAGACAGACGCAGCAGCAGACGCGAAGCGCGCGAAGCCAGGCAAGTACCTGACCTTCTCGCTCGCCTCCGAGGAGTACGGCGTGCCCGTGCTCAAGGTGCGCGAAATCATGAAGATCATGCCCATCACCGCGGTACCGCAGGTGCCGCCCCACGTCAAGGGCGTGATCAACCTGCGGGGCAAGGTCATCACGGTGGTGGATCTGCGCCTCAAGTTCGGGCTGAAGGCCCAGGAGCACACCGACCAGACGGCCATCGTCGTGGTGGAAATCGCCGTGGACGCCGGCAAGGTGCTGACCGGGATCATCGTGGATTTCGTGTCGGACGTGCTGAACATCGTTTCCGACGAGATTGAACAGACGCCGGCCTTTGGCGATCGTGTCGTGACCGACTACCTGAGCGGCATGGCCAAGGTGAAGGGCTGCGTCAAGATCCTGCTCGACCTCGATCGGGCCCTTGGATGGGATGCCAGGACGCGGTTAGGCGAGGCGTAG
- the motA gene encoding flagellar motor stator protein MotA: MTAPIGFLMVLISVLAGYMAHGGKLGVLYQPSEFLIIGGAAIGSMVIGTPMAALKALGGQLGRITKPAGTKAVYLDLLTMLYNLFRAGQQAGAMALETHAEKPKESSIFKAHPEFLARHHAVEFLCDSLKVMIMGGVRAHDFDELMEEDLEVHHKETLQPSESLSRMGDTLPGLGIVAAVLGVCITMGAIDGSPAEIGEKIAAALVGTFLGVFLAYGFVNPLAATLGHRAAAEALYLECIKTGILAIHKGLPPVLAVEFARRVLPEDVRPSFEETERACRGKGRSQAAAAA, translated from the coding sequence ATGACCGCACCTATCGGGTTCCTGATGGTCTTGATTTCGGTGCTGGCCGGGTACATGGCGCACGGCGGCAAACTGGGTGTGCTGTACCAGCCGTCCGAGTTTCTGATTATCGGTGGCGCCGCGATCGGATCGATGGTGATCGGGACGCCCATGGCCGCGCTGAAGGCACTGGGTGGCCAATTAGGCCGCATCACCAAGCCCGCCGGGACCAAAGCCGTCTATCTCGATCTGCTCACGATGCTCTACAACCTGTTTCGCGCCGGGCAGCAGGCCGGCGCGATGGCGCTCGAGACTCACGCCGAAAAGCCGAAGGAAAGCTCCATCTTCAAGGCGCACCCCGAGTTTCTCGCGCGTCACCACGCCGTCGAGTTCCTCTGCGATTCGCTCAAGGTGATGATCATGGGCGGCGTGCGTGCGCATGATTTCGACGAACTGATGGAGGAAGACCTCGAGGTGCACCACAAGGAAACACTGCAGCCGTCGGAGTCGCTCTCGCGGATGGGCGATACGCTGCCCGGCCTCGGCATCGTTGCGGCCGTCCTGGGCGTGTGCATCACGATGGGCGCCATTGACGGATCGCCGGCCGAGATCGGCGAGAAGATCGCGGCCGCACTGGTCGGCACCTTCCTCGGCGTCTTCCTGGCGTACGGATTTGTGAATCCGCTGGCGGCGACGCTCGGTCACCGGGCTGCCGCGGAGGCGCTTTATCTCGAGTGCATCAAGACCGGCATCCTGGCGATTCACAAGGGGCTGCCGCCGGTGCTGGCCGTGGAGTTCGCGCGGCGGGTGCTACCCGAGGACGTGCGCCCGAGCTTCGAGGAGACCGAGCGCGCCTGTCGCGGAAAGGGCAGGTCGCAGGCGGCTGCCGCGGCGTAG
- a CDS encoding protein-glutamate O-methyltransferase CheR has product MGTRTGAAIALIEEPLVLSDRDLARVVKLVYQRAGINLHDGKRELITARLQKRLRHLRMSSFGQYLDVLDRDGVGEEMTAFLDAIATNHTSFFREPQHFDLLRSRVVPELVARPGWPCVDIWSAACSTGEEPYTLAMTLAESLPNGAEGYRMLASDLSTKALTAARSATYKIERVKDLPLDVLRRHFERGMGAQQGLARVVPLLRRQIEFIQLNLIEIGDLGRAFDVIFCRNVMIYFDLHVQQRVVSMLERHLRPNGYLFISHSESLNGVSHGLRWIAPAVYQRRLA; this is encoded by the coding sequence ATGGGCACCAGGACCGGCGCGGCGATCGCGCTGATCGAGGAGCCGCTCGTCCTGAGCGACCGCGATCTCGCGCGCGTGGTGAAGCTCGTCTACCAGCGGGCAGGCATCAATCTGCACGATGGCAAGCGCGAGCTCATCACGGCCCGCCTGCAGAAGAGGCTCAGGCACCTGCGTATGTCCTCGTTCGGGCAGTACCTGGATGTCCTGGACCGCGACGGGGTCGGCGAGGAGATGACGGCGTTTCTGGACGCGATCGCCACCAACCACACGTCGTTCTTCCGTGAACCGCAGCATTTCGACCTGCTGCGATCCAGGGTCGTGCCGGAGCTCGTTGCGCGTCCGGGATGGCCCTGCGTCGACATCTGGAGCGCCGCCTGCTCGACCGGCGAAGAACCCTACACGCTGGCCATGACGCTCGCCGAATCGCTGCCGAACGGCGCCGAGGGGTATCGGATGCTGGCATCCGACCTGTCGACCAAGGCGCTGACGGCGGCGCGCAGCGCCACCTACAAGATCGAGCGGGTCAAAGATCTGCCTCTCGATGTGCTGCGCCGCCATTTCGAGCGTGGGATGGGGGCGCAGCAGGGACTCGCCCGCGTCGTGCCTTTGCTTCGGCGCCAGATCGAGTTTATCCAGCTGAACCTGATCGAAATCGGCGATCTCGGACGCGCCTTCGACGTGATCTTCTGCCGCAACGTGATGATCTACTTCGATCTGCACGTGCAGCAGCGCGTGGTAAGCATGCTCGAGCGGCACCTGCGGCCGAACGGCTATCTGTTCATTTCGCATTCCGAGAGCCTGAACGGCGTCTCGCACGGCTTGCGGTGGATCGCGCCGGCCGTGTACCAGCGGAGGCTCGCGTAA
- a CDS encoding ATP-binding protein produces MSVASSSPTARVVDPGTEPYGSMFLSTSDYVFAKDLAGVYVEANPAFLAALGREVSDVIGHRDEEFFPPDIALENTAREQLVQLCGHELEDEVTLTLNGHPRQLVLRRLPWRNAEGDVVGVAGVGIDVTGAHELQQSLQALQKAQVHVSQASRLQALGQVASGVAHDFNNALTTILGLSDWLLYEMTPDAPHRGDIETIRTAALDAAAMVRRLQMFGRLAPSSNRAEPHEFIDLGEIASAVADLVRPRCQELADKTGHRFDVVVDARHGPIVLGTPAEIRELLINLVFNSLDAMPHGGSVRIVARDLKGHPEVSVIDTGIGMTDEVKARVFEPFFSTKGNKGNGLGLSVCASLAERHRAKFFVESEPGVGTTFKLTFPPPTPIESPRPAAPSHDPAASVGTFNVLVVDDEPDVCESLAAMVAAMGHKVTTARDGLEAVAIVANQPIEVIVTDLGMPGINGIELASRVATVKPHVAIVLMTAWAVDFGPEPPPGIGSIVAKPATMGALQQAVADAVRRHQQDKRSEADKASATKRAKIS; encoded by the coding sequence ATGAGTGTCGCGTCCAGCTCGCCGACGGCGCGTGTGGTCGACCCCGGCACGGAGCCGTACGGATCGATGTTCCTGTCGACGAGTGACTACGTGTTTGCCAAGGATCTCGCGGGCGTGTACGTCGAGGCCAACCCGGCATTCCTCGCCGCGCTCGGACGCGAGGTCTCCGACGTGATCGGTCATCGTGACGAAGAATTCTTCCCGCCAGACATCGCCCTCGAAAACACGGCCCGTGAGCAACTCGTTCAGTTATGCGGCCACGAACTGGAAGACGAGGTCACGCTCACGCTGAATGGCCATCCCCGTCAGCTCGTGCTGCGCCGTCTCCCCTGGCGCAACGCGGAAGGAGACGTGGTCGGCGTCGCCGGCGTCGGCATCGATGTCACCGGAGCCCACGAATTGCAGCAATCGCTGCAGGCGCTCCAGAAAGCCCAGGTCCACGTCAGCCAGGCCAGTCGGCTCCAGGCGCTCGGCCAGGTGGCCTCTGGTGTGGCTCACGACTTCAACAACGCGCTGACGACGATTCTCGGCTTGAGCGACTGGCTGCTCTACGAAATGACGCCAGACGCGCCCCATCGTGGCGACATCGAGACGATTCGCACCGCGGCGCTGGATGCGGCGGCTATGGTCCGCCGTCTGCAGATGTTCGGCCGGCTCGCGCCGAGCTCCAATCGCGCCGAACCGCACGAGTTTATCGACCTCGGCGAGATCGCCAGCGCGGTTGCCGATCTGGTGCGACCCCGGTGCCAGGAACTGGCCGACAAGACCGGGCACCGCTTCGACGTCGTCGTCGACGCCAGGCACGGACCGATCGTGCTCGGGACGCCCGCGGAAATCCGGGAGTTGCTCATCAACCTCGTCTTCAACAGCCTCGATGCCATGCCGCACGGTGGCTCCGTGCGCATCGTCGCGCGCGATCTCAAGGGCCATCCCGAAGTGTCGGTGATCGATACCGGCATCGGCATGACCGACGAAGTCAAGGCGCGCGTGTTCGAGCCGTTCTTCTCCACGAAAGGGAACAAGGGCAACGGTCTCGGATTGAGCGTGTGCGCCTCGCTTGCCGAACGGCACAGGGCCAAGTTTTTCGTCGAGAGCGAGCCCGGCGTCGGTACCACGTTCAAGCTGACATTCCCGCCGCCCACACCCATCGAGTCACCGCGTCCCGCGGCGCCATCCCACGACCCGGCCGCCTCCGTCGGTACGTTCAACGTGCTGGTGGTCGATGACGAGCCGGATGTCTGCGAGAGCCTGGCGGCCATGGTGGCTGCCATGGGACACAAGGTCACCACCGCACGCGATGGCCTCGAGGCCGTGGCGATTGTCGCCAATCAACCGATTGAGGTGATCGTGACCGACCTTGGTATGCCAGGGATCAACGGCATCGAATTGGCCAGCCGCGTGGCCACGGTCAAGCCACACGTTGCCATCGTCCTGATGACCGCCTGGGCGGTGGATTTTGGCCCTGAACCGCCCCCGGGCATCGGGTCCATCGTGGCCAAGCCTGCGACGATGGGCGCCTTGCAGCAGGCTGTTGCGGATGCCGTGCGTCGGCATCAGCAGGACAAGCGCAGCGAAGCCGACAAGGCGTCGGCGACCAAACGGGCCAAGATATCATGA